The following are encoded together in the Pedobacter sp. D749 genome:
- a CDS encoding TonB-dependent receptor yields the protein MNKIKPIGLTFLLSLFSLFSFAQQFGTIKGKVTTSNGKPAAYISIGLKGKGQGTTSDDNGLYTIHRVKAGTYTIKASAVGIDASEKSVTIAAGETKVIDFVLKENDQALEEITIAGINQKYKVSLPSATLRLNEPLLEAPQNIQIVSNQILKDQQIISMSDGLIRNVSGAVRLEHWGDMYTNILMRGSQIQAMRNGFNVVSSSWGPLTEDMSFVDHIEFVKGPAGFMLGNGDPSGMYNVVTKKPTGLNQGEVSFTAGSFDLYRTTIDLDHKLTADGKFLFRLNAAAQNKASFRPYEKNDRYSFAPVLSYQITPGTKLTAEYTLQNAKMTEVGSYYIFNTAGYASLPREFTLTQPGVQPTRINDHSITLNLTQQLGQNWKLTAQAAYYKYLQNGTSSWPSAVYPNGTIIRNVGIWDAESSMKLAQLFVNGTVKTGGITHRILAGFDGGKKNYIADWGQSHDLDLASSPFNVYNPDYGFPSNGYPNFDRVTPLEERAIAAGGLMDQKYLSGYVQDELGFFDNIVRLTLAGRYTYVNQSAYGSPADKAKHVTPRVGLSVSVDKNTSVYAVYDEAFTPQTGFFRDVGTAKPITGNNKEFGIKKDWFDGRWNTTLSLYRITKQNEITGDPTNKAGETFSIVIGEKRAQGVEFDVRGELAKGLNLIANYAYTDAKVTKAADGVEGVFVGQVVPGFSKHTTNAWLTYSLQNGVLKGFGISGGFTYLVDRAVGTYSGENANENLPDYFKLDGGLFWSNKKIKVTANVFNILDKYLYSGAYYTNYWNAPTYNQPVYSWQAEAPRNYRVSVAYKF from the coding sequence ATGAATAAAATTAAACCTATTGGCTTAACGTTCTTACTCTCTCTCTTTAGCTTATTTTCATTTGCACAACAATTTGGAACAATAAAGGGAAAGGTTACCACCTCTAACGGAAAACCTGCTGCTTATATTTCAATTGGATTAAAGGGCAAGGGGCAGGGCACTACATCAGATGATAATGGCTTATATACCATTCACCGTGTTAAAGCCGGTACTTATACAATTAAAGCTTCTGCAGTTGGTATCGATGCCTCAGAAAAAAGCGTTACAATCGCTGCAGGAGAAACGAAAGTTATCGATTTCGTATTAAAAGAAAATGATCAGGCGCTGGAGGAAATTACAATAGCAGGTATTAATCAAAAATACAAAGTAAGCTTACCTTCTGCTACACTTAGGTTAAACGAGCCATTACTAGAGGCGCCACAAAACATTCAAATCGTAAGTAATCAAATCCTTAAAGACCAGCAGATCATTAGTATGAGTGATGGATTGATCAGAAATGTAAGCGGCGCAGTTCGCCTTGAACACTGGGGAGACATGTACACCAATATTTTAATGCGTGGATCACAAATTCAGGCCATGCGTAATGGTTTTAATGTAGTTTCTTCTTCCTGGGGACCACTGACGGAAGACATGAGTTTTGTTGATCATATTGAGTTTGTTAAGGGCCCTGCCGGATTTATGCTTGGCAATGGCGATCCAAGCGGAATGTATAATGTGGTAACCAAAAAGCCTACTGGTTTAAACCAGGGAGAGGTTTCGTTTACTGCCGGAAGCTTTGATTTATACCGGACAACAATCGACCTTGACCATAAGCTAACAGCAGATGGCAAATTCTTATTCCGGTTAAACGCTGCGGCGCAAAACAAAGCTTCATTTAGACCATACGAAAAAAATGACCGTTATAGTTTTGCACCTGTACTGAGCTATCAGATCACGCCAGGCACTAAGCTAACAGCAGAATATACTTTGCAAAATGCAAAAATGACCGAAGTGGGGTCTTATTACATTTTTAATACCGCCGGGTATGCCAGCTTACCAAGAGAATTTACCTTAACACAACCTGGGGTACAGCCTACCCGAATCAATGATCATAGTATAACATTAAACCTAACACAACAACTAGGTCAAAATTGGAAATTAACTGCTCAGGCAGCTTATTACAAATATCTACAAAATGGTACAAGTTCATGGCCATCAGCGGTATATCCAAATGGCACTATCATTCGTAATGTTGGGATATGGGATGCCGAAAGCAGCATGAAATTAGCGCAGTTATTTGTGAATGGAACAGTTAAAACCGGAGGTATTACACATCGGATTTTAGCTGGTTTTGATGGGGGCAAGAAAAATTATATAGCCGATTGGGGTCAATCTCACGATTTAGACCTGGCCAGTTCTCCATTTAATGTATATAACCCTGATTATGGCTTTCCATCAAACGGGTATCCAAATTTCGACCGTGTTACTCCGTTAGAAGAAAGGGCAATTGCAGCAGGCGGTTTAATGGATCAAAAATACCTGAGTGGTTATGTGCAGGATGAATTAGGATTTTTCGATAATATTGTTCGTTTAACCCTTGCCGGCCGTTATACCTATGTTAACCAATCGGCATACGGAAGCCCGGCAGATAAAGCAAAGCATGTTACCCCAAGGGTAGGTTTAAGTGTATCAGTTGATAAAAACACCTCTGTTTACGCGGTTTATGACGAAGCCTTTACTCCACAAACCGGCTTTTTCCGCGATGTTGGTACCGCAAAACCCATTACCGGTAACAATAAAGAATTTGGCATCAAAAAAGACTGGTTTGACGGCCGTTGGAACACCACCCTATCCCTTTACAGGATTACCAAACAAAACGAGATTACCGGGGATCCTACCAATAAGGCAGGAGAAACTTTTAGCATCGTAATTGGCGAAAAAAGAGCACAGGGCGTAGAGTTTGATGTTCGTGGCGAATTGGCCAAAGGATTAAACTTAATTGCAAACTATGCCTATACCGATGCGAAAGTAACAAAGGCAGCAGATGGAGTTGAAGGCGTTTTTGTTGGTCAGGTGGTACCGGGTTTTTCAAAACATACCACTAACGCATGGTTAACCTACTCATTACAGAACGGAGTGCTTAAAGGATTCGGCATCTCAGGAGGCTTCACCTATCTTGTCGACAGGGCTGTTGGCACCTACAGTGGAGAAAATGCAAATGAAAATCTTCCCGACTATTTTAAACTTGATGGAGGTTTATTCTGGTCGAATAAAAAAATAAAAGTCACTGCAAATGTATTTAACATTTTGGATAAGTATTTATACAGCGGTGCGTATTATACCAACTATTGGAACGCCCCAACTTACAACCAACCGGTTTACTCATGGCAGGCCGAAGCACCAAGAAACTACAGAGTAAGCGTAGCCTATAAATTTTAA
- a CDS encoding TonB-dependent receptor, which translates to MFKIKLSSLTFLLTFISLISFAQQFSTISGTVTTSDGKPAAYISVGLKGKGLGNVTNDKGVFEIQRVKPGSYIIRASGVGIQSIEKPVIITAGENKTIDFVISQNSNQLSEVNINKGKANKYGAQKSDYVSKMPISNLENPQVYTTITKETFNDQLIFSVDDATRNAVGIQKMWESTGRGGDGGAYYASRGFIVQSKLRNGIAGNVTSRNDAANIESVEVIKGPSATLFGSTLTSYGGLINRITKKPFEGLGGEVTYSAGSYDLNRVSTDFNFPIDKANHIYARINASYNYKGSFQENVFDRSFFVAPSLAYKVNDKLDFTFDAEIANGKNTLKPFVFFYFPVKDLGFDRADQSGIPYDKSFTGDAMKQKYNSTNFFGQANYKFNDNWSSHTSFSSSYSFSNGRGTYLFLVPNNYPPLGNPTAAPGADLISRADQSTDNSKAYTYEIQQNFNGTFNLGSIKNRLVLGLDYLRQNSDQLFYSIDTFDLTNKNGTGANYNNFTEHNLAAFYTANAYSKYPVNFKSNTYSAYASDVINLTDRLIALAAIRVDRFDNKGNSNRAGAAPVGAYKQTVFSPKFGLVFQPIKDQLSLFANYQNGFNNINGIDYKGDAFRPERANQIEGGVKSNLFNGRLTGSVSYYYIKVKDIVRGYNQDASNPNAQIQDGNKISKGIEAEIVANPLNGLNIIAGFAYNDNHLQNASADVEGRRDAYSASPYAANLWISYKFVAGSLRGFGLGAGGNYASDNKIVNSLSQGVFILPAYEIFNASVFYDHPRFRIGAKVDNFTNQKYWTGYSTMNPQDLRTFTGSMTYKF; encoded by the coding sequence ATGTTTAAAATCAAACTATCCAGTTTAACATTTCTATTAACCTTTATCAGCCTAATTTCTTTCGCCCAGCAGTTCTCGACGATTAGCGGTACGGTTACTACGTCTGATGGAAAACCTGCTGCTTATATATCGGTAGGTTTAAAAGGAAAAGGACTTGGAAATGTTACCAATGATAAAGGTGTTTTCGAAATACAAAGAGTTAAACCTGGTTCTTACATCATCCGTGCATCGGGTGTTGGCATTCAGAGCATAGAAAAACCAGTTATAATCACAGCAGGAGAAAACAAAACAATTGATTTTGTGATCAGCCAAAATTCAAATCAGCTTAGTGAGGTCAATATCAATAAAGGCAAAGCCAATAAATATGGCGCTCAAAAGAGCGATTATGTATCTAAAATGCCAATAAGCAATTTAGAAAACCCACAGGTTTATACCACCATTACTAAAGAAACATTTAACGATCAATTGATATTCTCGGTCGACGATGCAACACGTAACGCAGTAGGAATCCAAAAGATGTGGGAATCAACCGGCCGTGGAGGCGACGGTGGCGCATACTATGCATCAAGGGGCTTTATTGTTCAATCGAAACTGAGAAACGGAATTGCAGGTAACGTAACCAGCCGTAACGATGCGGCAAACATTGAAAGTGTTGAAGTAATTAAAGGTCCGTCTGCAACCTTATTCGGCAGTACGCTAACCTCTTACGGAGGTTTGATTAACCGCATCACCAAAAAACCTTTTGAAGGATTAGGCGGAGAGGTTACCTATTCGGCAGGTAGCTATGATTTAAACAGGGTTAGTACCGATTTCAATTTTCCGATTGATAAAGCCAACCATATTTATGCACGCATCAACGCATCTTATAACTACAAAGGCTCTTTTCAGGAAAATGTATTTGACAGGAGTTTCTTTGTTGCACCGAGTTTAGCCTATAAGGTAAACGATAAGTTAGATTTTACTTTTGATGCTGAAATTGCAAATGGTAAAAACACCTTAAAACCATTTGTATTCTTCTATTTCCCGGTAAAAGACCTTGGATTTGATCGGGCTGATCAATCTGGCATACCTTACGATAAATCCTTCACCGGTGATGCAATGAAGCAAAAATATAACAGTACAAATTTCTTCGGTCAGGCCAATTATAAATTTAATGACAACTGGTCATCACACACCAGTTTTTCATCAAGCTATAGTTTTTCTAACGGCCGTGGTACTTATCTGTTCTTAGTTCCAAACAATTATCCGCCCTTGGGCAATCCAACAGCTGCTCCAGGTGCCGATTTAATATCAAGGGCAGATCAATCTACCGACAACAGTAAGGCTTATACTTACGAAATCCAACAAAACTTTAATGGTACTTTTAACCTGGGTTCAATCAAGAACAGACTAGTTTTGGGCTTGGATTATTTACGCCAAAATTCTGATCAGTTATTTTACTCGATCGATACTTTCGATCTAACCAACAAAAACGGAACCGGTGCCAACTATAATAATTTCACCGAGCACAATTTAGCTGCCTTTTATACAGCTAATGCTTATTCTAAATATCCGGTTAATTTTAAATCGAACACTTATAGTGCTTATGCTTCTGATGTGATTAATTTAACAGACAGGTTAATTGCTTTGGCGGCTATAAGGGTAGACCGTTTTGATAACAAAGGAAATTCAAACCGAGCGGGTGCTGCACCAGTTGGTGCCTATAAACAGACCGTTTTCTCGCCAAAATTCGGTTTGGTATTTCAACCTATTAAAGATCAGTTATCGCTATTTGCTAACTACCAAAACGGCTTTAACAACATTAACGGCATAGATTATAAAGGTGATGCGTTTAGGCCAGAGCGAGCTAATCAAATAGAAGGCGGTGTTAAAAGCAACCTGTTTAATGGTAGGCTGACAGGATCGGTATCTTATTATTACATCAAAGTAAAAGATATTGTAAGGGGTTATAATCAAGATGCCAGTAATCCCAATGCCCAGATCCAGGATGGTAACAAAATCAGCAAAGGTATAGAAGCCGAAATTGTAGCCAACCCTTTAAATGGTTTAAACATTATTGCGGGTTTTGCCTATAACGATAACCACTTACAAAATGCTTCTGCTGATGTTGAAGGAAGACGAGATGCTTATTCAGCTTCACCGTACGCTGCAAACTTATGGATCAGTTATAAATTTGTTGCAGGTTCGCTAAGAGGCTTTGGTTTAGGTGCCGGTGGTAACTACGCCAGCGATAACAAAATTGTAAACAGCTTAAGTCAGGGTGTATTTATATTGCCAGCTTACGAAATCTTTAATGCATCAGTATTCTATGATCACCCAAGATTCAGGATTGGTGCCAAAGTAGACAACTTTACCAACCAAAAATACTGGACAGGCTACAGCACAATGAATCCACAGGACTTAAGAACCTTTACCGGTAGCATGACTTATAAATTTTAA